From Candida dubliniensis CD36 chromosome 7, complete sequence, the proteins below share one genomic window:
- a CDS encoding choline kinase, putative (In S. cerevisiae: primarily responsible for phosphatidylethanolamine synthesis via the CDP-ethanolamine pathway; also exhibits choline kinase activity;~Similar to S. cerevisiae EKL1): protein MLLSDIPPQQQQQKENGSDSIFSADEFVSAYCFISHDKVNLIPVTTDNVDDEDEDGRHNGNNITAPHITINDLHHETIKDHADFTPDKLYLKNKNLLYSLNNPSISDVEVENSNSNNNNTTTNGSSIPSTSKDSYSPSPSSSPSSSSLSTPSLNNNTNKKTPVVVAPSIFLPKLIINLADNLNNDFKELKQLLIKIFPAWDNVDNISLNQLTGGITNMLLSCEYSGNETTKNKDGDSEPVLIRVYGHGTNLIIDRHREFISHLILNSIGLAPPVFARFKNGLVYGYLDGRSLKPEEMSQNSLYPLIAQQLGNLHNKVDYKLIEQGIEKIRALKLGRRRRRSSSASITFKKKHHHNSSSSVSNSSAKKKFISNIWELLDDWINIVPINPDLIESFQQNLSKHSSKNDDIIIIDQDNLKDIIKQEFEWLHNELTKSINSPIVSSHCDLLSGNIIIPQNFKFDDKQTLSSSLPSIENNPIKFIDYEYMLPAPRAFDIANHLAEWQGFNCDRSAIPEPSKSNPVLINWCRGYLNDMNASQEIVEQLIDEIKAYYGLPGFYWGIWAMIQSELSNIDFNYSNYGKLRLEEYWQWKHDYLKTK from the coding sequence ATGTTGTTATCCGATATTCctccacaacaacaacaacagaaagAGAATGGTTCtgattcaatattttcagCAGACGAATTTGTATCGGCATATTGCTTTATATCGCATGATAAGGTAAATTTAATTCCTGTAACAACAGATAATGtggatgatgaagatgaggATGGTAGGCACAACGGGAATAATATCACAGCCCCACATATTACTATCAATGATCTTCATCATGAAACTATTAAAGATCATGCTGATTTTACTCCCGATAAACTATacttgaaaaataaaaacttACTTTATAGTCTCAATAATCCATCAATTTCTGACGTTGAAGTAGAAAAtagcaacagcaacaacaacaacaccaccaccaatggTTCTAGTATACCGTCAACATCAAAAGATTCATATTCACCTTctccatcatcatcaccactGTCATCTTCCCTATCAACTCCTTCATTGAATAACAACACCAATAAAAAGACTCCAGTTGTGGTTGCtccatcaatttttttaccgaaattaattatcaatttggctgataatttaaacaatgattttaaagaattgaaacaacttttaattaaaatatttccTGCATGGGataatgttgataatataagtttaaatcaattaactGGTGGTATTACAAATATGTTATTATCATGTGAGTATAGTGGAAATGAAACcactaaaaataaagacGGTGATTCTGAACCGGTGTTGATAAGAGTTTATGGTCATGGaacaaatttaattattgatagACATCGAGAATTTATATCAcatttgatattaaattCTATTGGGTTAGCACCACCAGTTTTCGCCAGATTTAAAAACGGGTTAGTTTATGGATATTTAGATGGCAGGTCTTTAAAGCCTGAGGAAATGAGCCAAAATAGTTTATACCCGTTGATTGCTCAACAATTGGGAAATCTACATAATAAAGTTGATtacaaattgattgaacaaGGTATTGAGAAAATAAGAGCTTTGAAACTTGGAAGAAGACGGAGAAGATCATCATCAGCCTCTATAACattcaaaaagaaacatcatcataattCATCAAGTAGTGTTAGTAATAGTAGTGccaagaagaaatttattTCTAATATTTGGGAATTATTGGATGATTGGATCAATATTGTTCCAATAAATCctgatttgattgaatcTTTCCAACAAAACTTATCTAAACATTCGtcaaaaaatgatgatattattattattgatcaAGACAATTTAAAAGACattattaaacaagaatttgaatGGTTACATAATGaattaacaaaatcaataaattctcCAATAGTTTCATCACATtgtgatttattatcagggaatatcattattcctcaaaattttaaatttgatgataaacAAACCTTGTCATCTTCATTACCaagtattgaaaataatccTATAAAATTCATTGATTATGAATATATGTTACCCGCTCCTCGTGCATTTGATATTGCTAATCATTTGGCGGAATGGCAAGGTTTTAATTGTGATCGATCGGCTATTCCAGAACCATCCAAATCAAACCCAgtattaatcaattggtgTCGTGGttatttaaatgatatGAATGCATCACAGGAAATAGTGgaacaattaattgatgaaataaaaGCATATTATGGATTACCAGGATTTTATTGGGGGATTTGGGCTATGATTCAAAgtgaattatcaaatattgatttcaattatcTGAATTATGGGAAATTAAGATTAGAAGAATATTGGCAATGGAAACATGATTATCTAAAGACTAAATAA
- a CDS encoding DNA replication initiation GINS complex subunit, putative (In S. cerevisiae: subunit of the GINS complex (Sld5p, Psf1p, Psf2p, Psf3p), which is localized to DNA replication origins and implicated in assembly of the DNA replication machinery;~Similar to S. cerevisiae PSF1) — protein sequence MFGDTANKLILDGKRSSNLSNIPIYQSDLVKSIVRETNDLNKDAEYLIEEQEQLQGTQDQENSKINQCQLFVTHLSMRRNKRCLLAYEKLRADKITEFCWLNIDPIETSTSSSSTNTNVNQSANSNNAVNPLTKNLNNYTTSLDLNNLNHFEQDFFKQYQDLIMEFKSSFEDIDLSGDLNPPTNIFIDVRVLKDGGEVTTEYGSFNLIKDSQFFVRKSDVERLIQQGYLEEII from the coding sequence ATGTTTGGAGATACGGCTAATAAACTAATATTAGATGGTAAAAGATCGAGTAACTTATCTAATATTCCTATTTATCAATCTGATTTAGTGAAAAGCATTGTAAGAGAAAccaatgatttgaataaagatgctgaatatttaattgaagaacAAGAGCAATTACAAGGGACCCAAGATCAAGAAAATagtaaaataaatcaatgtCAATTATTTGTCACTCATTTATCTATGAGAAGGAATAAACGGTGTTTATTAGCATATGAAAAGTTAAGAGCAGATAAGATAACTGAGTTTTGTTGGCTAAATATTGATCCTATTGAAacttcaacatcatcatcatcaaccaATACAAATGTCAACCAAAGTGctaatagtaataatgcAGTGAATCCTTTAACAAAGAATCTTAATAATTATACTACCAGTTTGGATTTGAATAACTTGAATCATTTTGAAcaagatttttttaaacaatatcaagATTTAATAATGGAATTCAAGTCAAGTTTTgaagatattgatttaaGTGGTGATTTGAATCCACCTACAAACATTTTTATTGATGTGAGAGTATTGAAGGATGGAGGTGAAGTTACTACCGAATATGGTTCTTTTAACTTGATCAAGGATTCTCAATTCTTTGTCAGAAAATCTGATGTGGAAAGGTTAATACAACAAGGATATTTAGAAGAGATAATATAG
- a CDS encoding dihydrofolate synthetase, putative (Similar to S. cerevisiae FOL3), producing the protein MPINLGLQRITKLLGHLNNPQNAYKSIHIAGTNGKGSTLAYISSVLTEAKIKNGKFTSPHIIDYHDCITINNQTYPKSKFDRINEQVMRINNDLKLECTEFEILTATAFKIFALEEIEMALVEVGVGGRLDATNVLVPYGETTNGGGVVATAITKIGLDHEKLLGGTLLTIAKEKSGIMKHEIPCFVDSSNESIILQAIHEKSQEISCPLSIVEPIKNQFIQYSPLKGSYQANNLSLAVEILKCLPYKISEEILINGIRKTNWPGRLQTIPHKSLGSILLDGAHNESAAIELGKYLNTKYPKQESEADTDAKNESEESNHKPIVFVIGMTKGKAVANLLKHVVSEKDIVIPTLFTQPENMPWIKPESILTLTSIAEDYCHDVRNIGDDVHIHQVFQYLEDKTLENKPIVVCGSLYLCGDVLREIAN; encoded by the coding sequence ATGCCAATTAATCTAGGACTACAAAGAATAACTAAATTGTTAGGTCATTTGAATAACCCTCAAAATGCCTATAAATCCATTCATATAGCAGGAACCAATGGAAAGGGTTCAACATTAGCATACATATCATCTGTTTTGACTGAGGCTAAAATAAAGAATGGGAAGTTTACTTCACCTCATATTATCGATTATCACGATTGCATTACAATAAACAACCAAACTTATCCCAAATCTAAATTTGATAGAATTAATGAACAAGTCATGagaattaataatgatttgaaattagaaTGTACAGagtttgaaattttaaCAGCTACAgcatttaaaatttttgcattagaagaaattgaaatggCATTGGTTGAAGTCGGAGTTGGTGGAAGATTAGATGCAACTAATGTTTTAGTGCCGTATGGTGAAACTACTAATGGAGGCGGCGTGGTGGCAACGGCAATAACCAAAATAGGTTTAGATcatgaaaaattgttagGGGGGACATTATTGACAAtagcaaaagaaaaatcaggAATTATGAAACATGAAATTCcttgttttgttgattcTCTGAATGAGTCCATTATTTTACAAGCAATTCACGAAAAATCACAAGAAATATCATGTCCATTGAGTATTGTTGAGCCAATTAAGAACCAATTTATACAGTATAGTCCATTAAAAGGATCATATCAAGCcaacaatttatcattGGCAGTGGAAATATTGAAGTGTTTGCCGTATAAAATATCCGAagaaattttgataaatggTATACGCAAAACCAATTGGCCAGGCAGATTACAAACAATACCGCACAAAAGTCTAggatcaatattattagatgGGGCACATAATGAAAGTGCTGCTATTGAATTGggtaaatatttaaatacAAAATACCCTAAACAAGAATCAGAAGCAGACACAGATGCAAAAAATGAACTGGAAGAAAGCAATCATAAACCTATAGTATTTGTGATTGGTATGACTAAAGGCAAAGCAGTTGcgaatttattgaaacatGTTGTGTCAGAAAAGGATATTGTTATACCTACATTGTTCACCCAACCTGAAAATATGCCTTGGATTAAACCCGAGCTGATTTTAACTTTGACTTCGATTGCTGAAGATTATTGTCATGATGTACGAAATATTGGCGATGATGTCCATATACATCAAGTATTTCAGTATCTAGAGGACAAGACATTAGAGAATAAACCAATAGTAGTATGCGGAAGTTTATACTTGTGTGGAGATGTGCTAAGAGAAATAGctaattga
- a CDS encoding essential subunit of the RNA polymerase II mediator complex, putative (In S. cerevisiae: associates with core polymerase subunits to form the RNA polymerase II holoenzyme;~Similar to S. cerevisiae MED11), whose product MSSLNNEKAENFIQERLDSLHEIDCKVVTLLDQFSSIFQSFYTKDKEEFSQQTSDIYSTLSKVAIDLRKEIKIMDDNIGAYDKNDDNVMILPISNVDQKNTKLGRKRLNLELAELKRLISDAKEVENIENDDNDNNEIQPESDGNQIPQGNENENENENDQNNNVANDDTEMKD is encoded by the coding sequence ATGTCATCACTAAATAATGAAAAGGCCGAAAATTTCATTCAGGAAAGATTGGATTCATTACATGAAATAGATTGTAAAGTAGTGACTTTACTTGAtcaattttcatcaatatttcaatcattttatactaaagataaagaagaattttcTCAACAAACATCTGATATATATTCTACTTTGAGTAAAGTTGCCATTGATTTACgtaaagaaattaaaattatggATGATAATATTGGGGCATATGATAagaatgatgataatgtgATGATTTTACCTATTAGTAATGTGGATCaaaaaaacacaaaatTAGGTAGAAAACGATTGAATTTAGAATTAGCTGAATTGAAAAGACTAATATCTGATGCAaaagaagttgaaaatatagaaaatgatgataatgataataatgaaattcaaCCTGAAAGTGATGGTAACCAGATACCACAAGGCAACGAGAATGagaatgaaaatgaaaacgatcaaaacaacaacgtAGCGAATGATGACACCGAAATGAAGGATTAA